A window of Ananas comosus cultivar F153 linkage group 4, ASM154086v1, whole genome shotgun sequence contains these coding sequences:
- the LOC109708443 gene encoding non-specific phospholipase C2 isoform X1, giving the protein MMKLLWLLFWVEVLTGVGGLGNGADPISTVVVVVMENRSFDHMLGWMKGRNPEINGVDGSEWNPVSASDPDAARVYFADGAQFVDPDPGHSFQAIRDQVFGSNDTSAAPAPMNGFVQQARSMSENMTAAVMNGFRPDLLPVYAALVQEFAVFDRWFASVPSSTQPNRLFVHSATSHGATSNDASLLAKGYPQRTIFDNIHDAGLSFGVYYQDVPAVLFYRSLRKLKYITKFYSYAGKFKEHASKGALPNYAVIEQHYLDSKAHPANDDHPSHDVYQGQLFIKEIYETLRASPQWNQTLLIITYDEHGGFFDHVPTPVQGVPSPDDIVGPDPFFFTFDRLGVRVPTIMVSPWIEKGTVVHGPNGVPTATSEYEHSSIPATVKNLFNLSSPYLTKRDAWAGTFEGILQTRTEPRTDCPVELPMPVKIRDGEANEEAKLSEFQQELMQLASVLNGDHLLTSLQERIAKQMNVREGIAYMRGAVKRFFEAGVSAKRMGVDEEQIVKMRPSLTSRTSPSAAAVHP; this is encoded by the exons ATGATGAAGCTGCTTTGGTTGTTGTTTTGGGTGGAG GTATTAACGGGCGTGGGGGGATTGGGAAATGGGGCGGACCCGATAAGcacggtggtggtggtggtgatggagAACCGGTCGTTCGACCACATGCTGGGGTGGATGAAGGGTCGGAACCCGGAAATCAACGGCGTGGACGGGTCGGAGTGGAACCCGGTGTCGGCGTCGGACCCGGACGCGGCGCGGGTCTACTTCGCGGACGGGGCCCAGTTCGTGGACCCGGACCCGGGGCACTCGTTCCAGGCCATACGCGACCAGGTGTTCGGGTCCAACGACACGTCGGCGGCGCCGGCCCCGATGAACGGGTTCGTGCAGCAGGCGCGCTCCATGTCGGAGAACATGACCGCCGCCGTCATGAACGGCTTCCGCCCCGACCTGCTGCCCGTCTACGCCGCCCTCGTCCAGGAGTTCGCCGTCTTCGACCGCTGGTTCGCCTCCGTCCCCTCGTCCACGCAGCCCAACCGCTTGTTCGTCCACTCCGCCACCTCCCACGGCGCCACCAGCAACGACGCCAG CTTACTGGCGAAGGGCTACCCGCAAAGGACGATATTCGACAACATCCACGACGCGGGGCTCTCTTTCGGCGTATACTACCAAGACGTGCCGGCCGTTTTGTTCTACCGTAGCCTTCGCAAGCTCAAGTACATCACCAAGTTCTACTCCTACGCCGGAAAATTCAAGGAACATGCGAGCAAAGGCGCTCTCCCCAACTACGCCGTCATCGAGCAGCACTACTTGGACTCCAAGGCTCATCCCGCCAACGACGATCACCCGTCTCACGACGTCTACCAAGGCCAGCTGTTCATCAAGGAGATCTACGAGACCCTGCGTGCCAGCCCCCAGTGGAACCAGACTCTCTTGATTATTACTTACGACGAGCACGGCGGGTTCTTTGATCATGTTCCTACGCCCGTCCAGGGCGTTCCCAGCCCCGACGACATTGTTGGCCCGGACCCTTTCTTCTTTACGTTCGATCGATTGGGAGTGAGGGTTCCGACGATTATGGTTTCACCCTGGATTGAGAAGGGAACCG TTGTTCACGGTCCGAATGGTGTTCCGACCGCAACCTCGGAGTATGAGCATTCGTCCATTCCTGCAACTGTAAAGAATCTTTTCAATCTCTCATCGCCTTACTTGACGAAGAGAGATGCATGGGCTGGAACGTTTGAGGGAATTTTGCAGACGCGGACCGAACCTAGGACGGATTGCCCAG TTGAACTCCCCATGCCTGTGAAGATCAGGGACGGCGAGGCCAACGAAGAAGCCAAGCTGAGCGAGTTCCAGCAGGAGCTCATGCAGCTCGCGTCGGTGCTCAACGGCGATCACCTCCTCACGAGCTTGCAAGAAAGGATAGCGAAGCAGATGAATGTCCGCGAAGGCATCGCCTACATGCGGGGCGCCGTCAAGCGCTTCTTCGAAGCAGGAGTGTCTGCGAAGCGTATGGGGGTCGACGAGGAGCAGATCGTGAAGATGAGGCCGTCCCTCACCTCTCGGACTTCGCCTTCGGCCGCAGCTGTTCATCCTTAA
- the LOC109708443 gene encoding non-specific phospholipase C2 isoform X2 — protein MMKLLWLLFWVEVLTGVGGLGNGADPISTVVVVVMENRSFDHMLGWMKGRNPEINGVDGSEWNPVSASDPDAARVYFADGAQFVDPDPGHSFQAIRDQVFGSNDTSAAPAPMNGFVQQARSMSENMTAAVMNGFRPDLLPVYAALVQEFAVFDRWFASVPSSTQPNRLFVHSATSHGATSNDASLLAKGYPQRTIFDNIHDAGLSFGVYYQDVPAVLFYRSLRKLKYITKFYSYAGKFKEHASKGALPNYAVIEQHYLDSKAHPANDDHPSHDVYQGQLFIKEIYETLRASPQWNQTLLIITYDEHGGFFDHVPTPVQGVPSPDDIVGPDPFFFTFDRLGVRVPTIMVSPWIEKGTVVHGPNGVPTATSEYEHSSIPATVKNLFNLSSPYLTKRDAWAGTFEGILQTRTEPRTDCPVELPMPVKIRDGEANEEAKLSEFQQELMQLASVLNGDHLLTSLQERIAKQMNVREGIAYMRGAVKRFFEAGVSAKRMGVDEEQIVKMRPSLTSRTSPSAAAVHP, from the exons ATGATGAAGCTGCTTTG GTTGTTGTTTTGGGTGGAGGTATTAACGGGCGTGGGGGGATTGGGAAATGGGGCGGACCCGATAAGcacggtggtggtggtggtgatggagAACCGGTCGTTCGACCACATGCTGGGGTGGATGAAGGGTCGGAACCCGGAAATCAACGGCGTGGACGGGTCGGAGTGGAACCCGGTGTCGGCGTCGGACCCGGACGCGGCGCGGGTCTACTTCGCGGACGGGGCCCAGTTCGTGGACCCGGACCCGGGGCACTCGTTCCAGGCCATACGCGACCAGGTGTTCGGGTCCAACGACACGTCGGCGGCGCCGGCCCCGATGAACGGGTTCGTGCAGCAGGCGCGCTCCATGTCGGAGAACATGACCGCCGCCGTCATGAACGGCTTCCGCCCCGACCTGCTGCCCGTCTACGCCGCCCTCGTCCAGGAGTTCGCCGTCTTCGACCGCTGGTTCGCCTCCGTCCCCTCGTCCACGCAGCCCAACCGCTTGTTCGTCCACTCCGCCACCTCCCACGGCGCCACCAGCAACGACGCCAG CTTACTGGCGAAGGGCTACCCGCAAAGGACGATATTCGACAACATCCACGACGCGGGGCTCTCTTTCGGCGTATACTACCAAGACGTGCCGGCCGTTTTGTTCTACCGTAGCCTTCGCAAGCTCAAGTACATCACCAAGTTCTACTCCTACGCCGGAAAATTCAAGGAACATGCGAGCAAAGGCGCTCTCCCCAACTACGCCGTCATCGAGCAGCACTACTTGGACTCCAAGGCTCATCCCGCCAACGACGATCACCCGTCTCACGACGTCTACCAAGGCCAGCTGTTCATCAAGGAGATCTACGAGACCCTGCGTGCCAGCCCCCAGTGGAACCAGACTCTCTTGATTATTACTTACGACGAGCACGGCGGGTTCTTTGATCATGTTCCTACGCCCGTCCAGGGCGTTCCCAGCCCCGACGACATTGTTGGCCCGGACCCTTTCTTCTTTACGTTCGATCGATTGGGAGTGAGGGTTCCGACGATTATGGTTTCACCCTGGATTGAGAAGGGAACCG TTGTTCACGGTCCGAATGGTGTTCCGACCGCAACCTCGGAGTATGAGCATTCGTCCATTCCTGCAACTGTAAAGAATCTTTTCAATCTCTCATCGCCTTACTTGACGAAGAGAGATGCATGGGCTGGAACGTTTGAGGGAATTTTGCAGACGCGGACCGAACCTAGGACGGATTGCCCAG TTGAACTCCCCATGCCTGTGAAGATCAGGGACGGCGAGGCCAACGAAGAAGCCAAGCTGAGCGAGTTCCAGCAGGAGCTCATGCAGCTCGCGTCGGTGCTCAACGGCGATCACCTCCTCACGAGCTTGCAAGAAAGGATAGCGAAGCAGATGAATGTCCGCGAAGGCATCGCCTACATGCGGGGCGCCGTCAAGCGCTTCTTCGAAGCAGGAGTGTCTGCGAAGCGTATGGGGGTCGACGAGGAGCAGATCGTGAAGATGAGGCCGTCCCTCACCTCTCGGACTTCGCCTTCGGCCGCAGCTGTTCATCCTTAA